The DNA sequence AACGTGGCCATGCGCTACGCCTCCTGATCATCGTCGGCCTAGGTTATGGCCATGCGGCTGACGAGCGTGACGCACCTGCGCCTTCCCTACGGGACGCTGCTCGGCTACGACGTCACCGTCGGCCGCAGGGGCGACCCGGTCCCGGTCTCGTTCGACCAGCGCCGCCACGTCGACCGCGGGGACCGGCCGGGCTCGTGGATGGCGATCACCTGCCGGCTGCCCGCAGTCGACCTCGACGCGCTGGCCGAGGCCTGGCTGGCGGTGCTGCGCCGGCACGGGACGCTGCGCACGGTGTTCTCCCCCGGCCCGGCCGGTCCCCGGCTGCACGAGGTGGACCTGCGTCCCGGCCGCTGGGTCACCCACCCCATCGCGCCCGGCCAGGCCGTCGACGACGCCGTCCGGCGGATGCTCGACGAGCGCTGCACCCCCTACGCGGCGCCCTCGCACCGGCTCTGTGTGATCCTCACCGCGGACCGGCCGACGCTCGTCGTGGCCGCCGACCACGCCCACGTGGACATGTGGTCGCTGCTGGTGATCCTGCGCGACCTCGTGCAGGGCCTGGGCGGGACGCTGCCGGCCGGCACCGTGCGCCCCTTCGCCGAGCACACCGCCGCCCTGGCCGAGCGCGAGCCCGCGCCCGACGAGGTCCGGCAGCGCTGGGCGGAGATCCTGGCCGCGGGCGGCGACGTGATGCCCCGCTTCCCGCTGCCGCTCGGGGAGCTCACCCCCGCTCCCCCGGAGCGTGTGGAGGTGCGCGACGTGCTCGGCGTCGACGACTGCGCGCTGTTCGAACGCCGGGCACGCGCATCCGGGGTGTCGACGCTGGCGTTGGTCACCTCGGTCATGACCCGCACCACCCGGGAGCTGGCGCACGCCCCGCTGCGCGCGGTGTTCCCGGTGCACAGCCGCTACGACGACCGCTGGCACGGCTCGGTCGGCTGGTTCATCACCAACGCGGTGATCGACGCGGGCGACCCGGACCCGCGGGCCTGCGCCGACGCCGTCCGCGAGGCCGTGCGGCTCGGGTCCTGGCCGCTCGACGACGTGCTGGCCCCCTGGGGCGGGATGCCCGAGGCCCCCGGCATGTTCGCGATCTCCTGGCTGGACCTGCGACGGCTGCCGGTGCGCATCGACCACGCCGGGTTGGAGGCGCAGTACGTCAGCTCCGCGGGCGACGCCGACGGCGTGATGCTCTGGTTCATCCTCGACGAGGCGGGCCTGCACCTGCGCTGCCGCTACCCCGACACCGACGAGGCCAGGGAGAACGTCGGCGCCTGGCTGGACCGGGTCGTCGACGGCGTCCGGGCCTCCGCCCACCCGGCGGGTGCGGACGTCGTGCTGGCCGGGGGCCGGCTCGTCGTCGACCGGGCCACCCGGGCCGACGTCCCCGCGGTCGTCGCGCTGCTGTCGGGCGCCGGGGACACCGCCGACCCGGACGACCCGGACGACCCGGACCTCGCGCCCTACGAGGAGGCCTTCGACGCCCTGGACCGCGACCCCGGCCGGTTCCTCGCGGTCGCCCGCGCCGGCGACGGCCGGGTGGTCGCGACCGTGCAGCTCACGATCCTGCCCGGGCCCGTCCTGCGTGGCACGACCCGGTTGCAGGTCGAGGGGCTGCGGGTCGCCGTCGGGTGGCGGCGGCGCGGGGTCGGGTCGGCGCTGCTGGAGTGGGCGCACGAGCACGGGCGCGCCCGCGGCGCCGTCCTGGCCCGGGCCGGGGACACCGCCGGGGACGGGCCGCACCCGTTCCTGGCGCGGTTCGGCTACCAGCCCGACCGGGCCGGGTACACCCGGCCGCTCTGACCCTGCTGCTCCGACCCCTGCCGGGGGCGGTGGGGCGGCTCAGGCCCCGTCGGGCCCGTTGCCGAGCAGCGGCTCGTCGGCGGAGCGGACCTCGGAGCCGGGCAGCCCGTCGGGGTGCTCGGCGCGGACCCGGTCCAGCGCGTCCAGCGCGATCCCGAGGTGCTTGCGCTTGCTCGTCTCGTAGAACGCCCGCGCGCCGCCGGCCAGCTTGGGCTCGGCGTGCAGCGGCTTGTCCGACACGCACAGCAGGGTCGCGTTCGGGATCCGGTAGCGGAACCCGTTGGCGGCGATCGTCGCGGACTCCATGTCCACCGCGACGGCCCGGGCCAGCCGCATCCGGTGCAGCGTCGCGGCCTGGTTGAACTCCCAGTTGCGGTTGTCGGTGGTGTGCACGACCCCCGGTCGCCAGGTCGCCTCGGCCGCGCCGAGCGCGTCCATCAGGTAGCCGTTGAGCCGGATGCTCGGGATGACCGGCACGTCGGCCGGGAGCACCTCGTCCAGCACGTGGTCGGCCCGCTGGTAGGCCGTGGCCAGCACGAAGTCGCCCAGCTCCTGGCGGTTCCGCAGGCCACCGCAGTGCCCGATCATGATCATCGTGTCCGGGCGGAGCACCGCGAGGTGGTCGGTGACGGTCTTGGCGTTGGCCGGGCCGACGCCGATGTTCACCAGGGTCACGCCGTCGCCGTCGGCGCCCGGGTGGTGGTAGGCGGGCATCTGGACACCGGCGCGGTCGGGCCGCTCGGCGTCGGGGAAGCGCTCCAGGAACGACTCGACGTGCATGGCGTAGTTGGTGAACAGCACGTGCCGCTGGAAGGACTCGGCCGGGGTGCCGGTGTAGTGCGAGAGCCGGTCGAGCGAGAGCGCCATGCGTTCCGGGCCGAACAGGAACAGCTTCTTCACGCGCAGGTCGAAGCGGTCCTCGTCGAGCGCGGCGAAGAACTCCGGGTCGGTGAACGCCCGGGCCGGTCGGGCGGCGCGGGCGGTGACGGTGGCCCCGGCGGCGAGCAGGCCGCGCAGCTCCCGGTGCAGGTAGCGGCGGATCGCGCACGGCCGGGCGAACTCGCCGGAGATCCGCGGGTTGTGCGTCGACCAGGGGCGCACGACCTCGAGCTCGGGGTACCAGCCGTCGTCGTAGACCGACTGGAGGGCGTCGAGCAGCCGGGCGATCTCGTGGTCGAGCTTCTCGGCCGGCACCGGCGGGCGGACCTGCTCGATCATCGCGGGGGTCACGACGCCTCCCCGTCGTCGGCGCCGTGCGCGTGCAGCGCGCCCGGGGCGACGGCGACCGCCGACACGATCTCCAGCACGCGGCGGGCGAGCCCGTCGGTCAACCGGTAGCGGACCAGCCGTCCCTCGCGGTGGGCGGTGACCATGCCGTGTGCGCGCAGCAGGCGCAGCGCGTGCGAGACGGCCGAGTCGCTCATCCCGACGGCGACGGCGAGGTCGGAGACGCAGAGGTCCCCGGCGTGCTGCAGCGCGAGCAGCAGCGACAGACGGTTGGCCTCGCCCAGGACGTCCAGGACGGTCGCGGCCTCGGCCACCTTCTCCGAGTCGGCGAGCACCGCGACGGCGTCGCAGACCTGGTCCGGGTCGATCACGCGTGCGCCGGCGAGCGCCTCCGGAACCTTGTGCACGCCTGTGATGCTAGCCCTGTCGGCGGATCACTTCGCCGCAGCGGCCTTCTTCTCGCGCGCCGCGGCCTTGATCGCCTTCTTCGTGTCGCGCACCTCGAGGAGGGTCTGCCCGTCGACGACGTCGGCCGCGGAGAGCCGGGTGCCGTCGGCGCCGTAGTCTCCGGCGGCCTCCCGCCAGCCGTCCGGGGTGACCCCGTACTGCTTGCCGAGGATCGCGAGGAAGATCTTCGCCTTCTGCTCGCCGTAGCCGGGCAGCGCCTTGAGCCTGCGTAGCACCTCACGTCCGTCGGGCGCGGCGCCGTCGGCCCCGGGCCGGGTCCAGATCGCGGCCGGGTCCCCGTCCCAGTCCTCCACGATCGCGCGGCACATCTCCTGCACCCGCTTGGCCATCGAGCCGCCGTAGCGGTGGATGGCGGGCGGGGTGGTGGCGAGCGTCGCGAAGGCCTCGGGGTCGTGGTCGGCGATGACGCGCACGTCGAGCCCACCGAGGCGTTCGTAGAGCTTCAGCGGGCCACGGAACGCGACCTCCATCTGGATCTGCTGGTCGAGCAGCATGCCGATCAGCAACGCGAGGGGCTCGCGTTCCAGCAGCGCGTCGGCCTCCGGTTCCTGGGCGATGCATATCCCGCTCATGCCGCACAGGATGGCACGCGACAATGGCGGGGTGCTCCCCCATCTCGACGCCGGTGCCATCGAACGCGTCCGCGGCTGCCTGCTGGACGCGGCCTACACCCCGGACGGCGTGCGCGCCCTGCTGGGCCGCTCCGCGCACGACGCGCTGACCCGCGGCGAACCGGAGCCCGCAGCCCGTGCCAGCCGCGACGGCGGTGAGCTCGGCACCCTGGTGCGGCTGTTCCTGCTCGAGGACACCGAACCCGAGCCGGCGGTGACCGCGGCACTGGGCGACCTGGACCCGCTGCTGGAGGGCAGGATCCTGCGTCGCACCCCCGACGGCATCCGGGCCGCGCTGGACGTGCGCCCCTACGGCGAGGGCACCGGCGCCGACGGCGAGCCGGGCACCGACTGGTGGGTGGTGTCCGACATCGACACCCCCGCCGCGCGGCAGGACCGCGAGCACGTAACCGGCGTCGGCGGGGCGTCGCTGACGCTGGCCGCGGCGACCGTCCGCCGCCCGGTCGGCACCCTGCTCGACCTGGGCACCGGCTGCGGGGTGCAGGCGCTGCACGGCTCCCGGCACGCGATGCGGGTCACCGCCACCGACGTGCTGCCCCGGGCGCTGGCGCTGGCCCGGCTGTCGCTGGGGCTGTCCGGGGTGGAGGTCGACCTGCGGGAGGGTCCGTGGTTCGCCCCGGTGGCCGGGGAGCGCTTCGACCAGGTGGTGTCCAACCCGCCGTTCGTGCCGGGCCCGCCACGGGTGGACTACGTCTACCGCGACTCCGGCACCGCCGGGGACTCCGCGCTGGCCGCGCTGCTGGGCGAGCTGCCCGGCCTGCTCAACCCGGGCGGGGTCGCGCAGCTGCTGGGGTCGTGGCTGCACGTGCGCGGCGAGGACTGGCCGGACCGGGTGCGTTCCTGGCTGCCCGACGGCGTCGACGCCTGGGTGCTGCAGCGCGAGGTCGTCGACCCGGGCCTGCACGTGGGCACCTGGCAGCGCGACGCCGGGCTGGTCCCGAGCTCGCGGGCGGCGCGCGAGCAGGCCGGGGCCTGGCTGGACTGGATGGCCGCCGAGCGGGTGGAGGGGGTCGGGTTCGGCTTCCTGATGCTGCGCCGCACCTCCGACCCCGAGGCCGAGCCGACCGTCGTGGTCGAGGACCTGCCCGGCGAGCTGGGCGAGGGACTGGGCCGGGAGATGACCGGCTGGCTGGACCGGGTCGACTGGCTGCGCGCCCACACCCGCGACGAGGACCTGCTGGGCGCGCGGCTGCTGCTCGCCCCGGAGACCGTGCTGGAGTCGGCGTCGTCGGTCGACCCCGACGGCGGCTGGGCCGAGCTGTCCACCACCGTGCGCCGCTGGGGCGGCCCCGGCTGGGAGCACCCCGTCGACGGCGCGGCCGCGGCGCTGCTGGCCGGCTGCCGCGGCGAGCTGCCGCTGTCGGAGCTGCTGGCGCTGCTGTCCTACGCCCACGACCTGCCGACCGACGTCCTGGTCGCGGCGACCCTGCCCGCGGTGCGCGAGTTCGTGCGGCACGGGCTCCTGCAGCCGGTGGACGGCTGGCCGCACCCGGTGCCCGCACGGACCGCGGCCGCGTCGCCGTCGGGGCCGGTCGGGTGAGGGCCGTCGTCGCGCGGGTGCGGCGGGCGTCGGTGACGGTCGAGGCGCCCGACGGCACACCGCTGCGGGTGTCCGGGGAGATCGGGCCCGGGCTGCTGGTGCTGCTCGGTGTGCACGTCGACGACGTCGGCACCGACCCCGCCGCGACCGCACGGAAGGTCGACACGATGGCCCGCAAGCTGCACGAGCTGCGGATCCTCACCGGGGCGGACGGCGGCGAGCTGTCCTGCGCCGACACCGGCGCCCCGCTGCTGGTCGTCAGCCAGTTCACCCTGTACGGCGAGACCCGGAAGGGCCGCCGGCCGTCCTGGTCGGCGGCCGCGCGCCCGCAGGACGCCGAGCCGGTCGTCGACGCCGTGGTGGCCGCGCTGCGCGGGCGCGGCGCGACGGTGCGGACGGGCGAGTTCGGGGCGCGGATGGCCGTGGGGTCGGTCAACGACGGGCCGTTCACGGTGCTCGTCGAGGTCTGAACGCCGAGCTCGTCACCCCGGCTCTCGTCGCCGCGGCTCTCGTCGCAGCGTCACAGCGTCCTCTCACCGGACTCTCAGCCGGAAAGGGGACGATGTGGGCATGGTCGCGTATCTGCTGTCGTCGTTGCTGGGGTTGTTCCAGCTCGTCCTGATCGCGCGGGTCATCGTGGACTGGATCGAAGTGCTCGGGTCCGGGCGGGGTGGCGCCGTGCTCGACACCGCCCGGCGGATCACCCACGGGCTCACCGAACCGGTCGTCGCCCCGATCCGCCGCCGGGTGCAGCCGGTGCGGATGGGAGCGGTCGGGCTGGACCTGTCGGTCCTGATCGTGTTCGTGGTCGTGCTGCTCGCCCGGGTCCTCGTGGTGCCGCTGATCCCGTTCTGACCGCCCTCAGGGTGACGGCGGGCCCAGCCCCTCCCCCACCCGCCGGTAGGGACACCCCCGTCCCGTCACACGACGACGGTCCCCGCCCGGGTGACCGGGCGGGGACCGTCGGGATCGTTCAGGGAGTCCCGGGTCGGGGACTCACTTGGTGGTGCTGCGGGTGGCGCGCGCGGTCTTCTCCGCGACGGCCTCGGTGCTGCGCCCGGCGTGCTCGGTCACGGCCTCGGCCGCCTTGGTCGCCTGCTCGGTGACCTGGTCGAACACCGAGGTACCGGCGCTGACGACGGTCCGCGCGAACTCGCGCTGGTGGCCGAGCACCTGCTCGTAGAAGTCGAAGACGCGCTCGACGGCGGCGCCCGCGTCGGGCAGCTGCGGGCGGTCCCCGGCGCCGAACTGGCGGGCCAGGCCGCTCGCGGCCTCGGTCCACCCGCGGACGGACTCGGTGACCAGGTCCTGGCCACGCTTGGCGATGTCGACGAACTGCTCGGTGGAGGCGGTCATCGGTGCTTCCCTCCCGGGAGACGTGTCTGGGATGCGGACGGGGCGCACGACGAGCACCCCGACATGCCAAGAAAACTACGCACGCCCGTTAAGTATGTCAAGCACACCTGCTCAGTCCCGCTGCACGAAGCTCCGGTACACCCCGAGCAGCGCCGCCTTCTGCTCGTCGGACAGCCGTGCGTCGGCCTCGATCGCCGCCTCGACACCCGGCGGGGACGTGGCCGCGGCCTCCTCGGGCGGGGCGGCGTCGCCCGCGGTGTCCGGGTCGCCGACCGCCCAGCCGGCCCGGCTGAGCATCTGGTCGGTGTTGAGGTGCAGCGCGTCGGCGATCGAGCGCAGCACCTTCAGCGACGGCTGGTGCAGCCCCCGCTCGACCTGGCTGAGGTAGGCGTTGGACACCTGGGTCATCGCCGCCATCTCCCGCAGCGACAGCTTCGCCATCTGCCGCTGCGCCCGGATGAACCCGCCCAGGGCGTTCACCTGCGCACTCCAGGCGTCCTCGGCGGCCCTGCGGCCGTTCTCGCGCAGCTCGTCAGCGGCGGTCCCCCCGGCGTTCGGTGTCCGGCGGCCGCCGCGGGCGCGGGTCTCCCCCGCGCGGCTCACGGCGTCCCCGCCCGGAAGGACCCGCGCGACAGTCGCCGGCGCGCGGGCACAGAACGTACGCGGTCCATGGCGACGCATTCTCCCCGCCGGACCGCGGTTGTGCACGCATCCGATGCAGTGTCCATGATGGACGGTGCAGGCCGCCGGCCATCGTGGACACCGCGCCGCCCGGTTGACCAGCGGTGATCATCGGGTCGGCGACGGGCCGGGGTGCCGGATCAACCCCGCAGCACGTAACGGCCGGGAGCGGGCTCCAGCGGCGGGTGCGCGTCGGACCCGATCCTCTTCGGCGCCGCGACCTCCGCGCCCGCACGCTCGGCGATCCACGGCGTCCAGTCCTCCCACCAGGAGGCCTTGTGCTCGGTGGCGTCGTCGCGCCAGTCCTCGGCGCGGGCCGGGAGCTCGTCGCTCTCGCCGAACCAGTGCCGCGACTTCGGCGACGGCGGGTTCACCACGCCGGCGATGTGCCCGGAGTTCGACAGCACGAACCGCACGGTGCCCCCGATCTTCGACGCCCCGGTGT is a window from the Pseudonocardia sp. HH130629-09 genome containing:
- a CDS encoding GNAT family N-acetyltransferase; amino-acid sequence: MRLTSVTHLRLPYGTLLGYDVTVGRRGDPVPVSFDQRRHVDRGDRPGSWMAITCRLPAVDLDALAEAWLAVLRRHGTLRTVFSPGPAGPRLHEVDLRPGRWVTHPIAPGQAVDDAVRRMLDERCTPYAAPSHRLCVILTADRPTLVVAADHAHVDMWSLLVILRDLVQGLGGTLPAGTVRPFAEHTAALAEREPAPDEVRQRWAEILAAGGDVMPRFPLPLGELTPAPPERVEVRDVLGVDDCALFERRARASGVSTLALVTSVMTRTTRELAHAPLRAVFPVHSRYDDRWHGSVGWFITNAVIDAGDPDPRACADAVREAVRLGSWPLDDVLAPWGGMPEAPGMFAISWLDLRRLPVRIDHAGLEAQYVSSAGDADGVMLWFILDEAGLHLRCRYPDTDEARENVGAWLDRVVDGVRASAHPAGADVVLAGGRLVVDRATRADVPAVVALLSGAGDTADPDDPDDPDLAPYEEAFDALDRDPGRFLAVARAGDGRVVATVQLTILPGPVLRGTTRLQVEGLRVAVGWRRRGVGSALLEWAHEHGRARGAVLARAGDTAGDGPHPFLARFGYQPDRAGYTRPL
- a CDS encoding AMP nucleosidase, which produces MTPAMIEQVRPPVPAEKLDHEIARLLDALQSVYDDGWYPELEVVRPWSTHNPRISGEFARPCAIRRYLHRELRGLLAAGATVTARAARPARAFTDPEFFAALDEDRFDLRVKKLFLFGPERMALSLDRLSHYTGTPAESFQRHVLFTNYAMHVESFLERFPDAERPDRAGVQMPAYHHPGADGDGVTLVNIGVGPANAKTVTDHLAVLRPDTMIMIGHCGGLRNRQELGDFVLATAYQRADHVLDEVLPADVPVIPSIRLNGYLMDALGAAEATWRPGVVHTTDNRNWEFNQAATLHRMRLARAVAVDMESATIAANGFRYRIPNATLLCVSDKPLHAEPKLAGGARAFYETSKRKHLGIALDALDRVRAEHPDGLPGSEVRSADEPLLGNGPDGA
- a CDS encoding ArsR/SmtB family transcription factor, with protein sequence MHKVPEALAGARVIDPDQVCDAVAVLADSEKVAEAATVLDVLGEANRLSLLLALQHAGDLCVSDLAVAVGMSDSAVSHALRLLRAHGMVTAHREGRLVRYRLTDGLARRVLEIVSAVAVAPGALHAHGADDGEAS
- a CDS encoding HhH-GPD-type base excision DNA repair protein, with protein sequence MSGICIAQEPEADALLEREPLALLIGMLLDQQIQMEVAFRGPLKLYERLGGLDVRVIADHDPEAFATLATTPPAIHRYGGSMAKRVQEMCRAIVEDWDGDPAAIWTRPGADGAAPDGREVLRRLKALPGYGEQKAKIFLAILGKQYGVTPDGWREAAGDYGADGTRLSAADVVDGQTLLEVRDTKKAIKAAAREKKAAAAK
- a CDS encoding DUF7059 domain-containing protein; the encoded protein is MARDNGGVLPHLDAGAIERVRGCLLDAAYTPDGVRALLGRSAHDALTRGEPEPAARASRDGGELGTLVRLFLLEDTEPEPAVTAALGDLDPLLEGRILRRTPDGIRAALDVRPYGEGTGADGEPGTDWWVVSDIDTPAARQDREHVTGVGGASLTLAAATVRRPVGTLLDLGTGCGVQALHGSRHAMRVTATDVLPRALALARLSLGLSGVEVDLREGPWFAPVAGERFDQVVSNPPFVPGPPRVDYVYRDSGTAGDSALAALLGELPGLLNPGGVAQLLGSWLHVRGEDWPDRVRSWLPDGVDAWVLQREVVDPGLHVGTWQRDAGLVPSSRAAREQAGAWLDWMAAERVEGVGFGFLMLRRTSDPEAEPTVVVEDLPGELGEGLGREMTGWLDRVDWLRAHTRDEDLLGARLLLAPETVLESASSVDPDGGWAELSTTVRRWGGPGWEHPVDGAAAALLAGCRGELPLSELLALLSYAHDLPTDVLVAATLPAVREFVRHGLLQPVDGWPHPVPARTAAASPSGPVG
- the dtd gene encoding D-aminoacyl-tRNA deacylase, which codes for MRAVVARVRRASVTVEAPDGTPLRVSGEIGPGLLVLLGVHVDDVGTDPAATARKVDTMARKLHELRILTGADGGELSCADTGAPLLVVSQFTLYGETRKGRRPSWSAAARPQDAEPVVDAVVAALRGRGATVRTGEFGARMAVGSVNDGPFTVLVEV
- a CDS encoding YggT family protein, whose product is MVAYLLSSLLGLFQLVLIARVIVDWIEVLGSGRGGAVLDTARRITHGLTEPVVAPIRRRVQPVRMGAVGLDLSVLIVFVVVLLARVLVVPLIPF
- a CDS encoding helix-turn-helix domain-containing protein, which gives rise to MSRAGETRARGGRRTPNAGGTAADELRENGRRAAEDAWSAQVNALGGFIRAQRQMAKLSLREMAAMTQVSNAYLSQVERGLHQPSLKVLRSIADALHLNTDQMLSRAGWAVGDPDTAGDAAPPEEAAATSPPGVEAAIEADARLSDEQKAALLGVYRSFVQRD